In the Enterococcus saigonensis genome, one interval contains:
- a CDS encoding L-cystine transporter: MTTLLIIVVLVVFAALLYVFWRQQQKHLKFSTRVFVALFVGIVFGGVLQLIFSTKDPVVSGALEWIQIVGNGYVSLLQMLVMPLVFVSIVCAFTRMKESSKLGKISFTVLATLLTTTAVAALIGYTSIVLFNLDGASFTQGAAESARIAELAQRQTQVENLSIPQQILSFIPTNVFADLAGTRATSTIGVVIFSAFVGVAYLGVKRKAPKEAEFFEKLMDSLYKIVMRIVTLVLRLTPYGVFALMTNVLASSDFAAIVNLGKFILASYTALIVVMLVHLLVLTFVKVSPITYLKKAMPVLSFAFTSRSSAGSMPLNIKTQTKAFGVDDATANFAASFGISIGQNGCAGVYPAMLATIVAPTAGIDIFSLQFVLMLVAVVTISSFGVAGVGGGATFASLIVLGALNLPIAIVGLVISVEPLIDMARTAVNVSDAMVAGIVTSTRIKEIDRSVLEDPDAVIDTQA; encoded by the coding sequence ATGACTACTTTATTAATTATTGTTGTATTAGTAGTTTTTGCCGCGCTGCTTTATGTCTTTTGGCGCCAACAGCAAAAACACTTGAAATTTTCTACACGAGTTTTTGTCGCACTATTTGTCGGTATCGTTTTTGGTGGGGTATTACAATTAATTTTTAGCACAAAAGATCCCGTTGTTTCAGGGGCTTTGGAATGGATTCAAATTGTTGGAAATGGCTACGTAAGCTTATTGCAAATGCTCGTCATGCCGCTTGTATTTGTTTCAATCGTATGTGCATTTACTCGCATGAAAGAAAGTAGTAAATTAGGAAAAATCAGCTTTACCGTTTTAGCTACTTTGCTAACCACAACAGCAGTGGCAGCCTTAATTGGTTATACAAGCATCGTGTTATTCAATTTGGATGGTGCTTCTTTCACTCAAGGTGCAGCTGAATCAGCCCGGATTGCCGAATTGGCACAACGACAAACACAAGTGGAAAACTTATCAATTCCACAACAAATTTTGTCTTTTATTCCGACGAACGTTTTTGCTGATTTAGCCGGTACACGTGCTACCAGTACAATTGGTGTTGTAATTTTCTCTGCTTTTGTCGGTGTTGCTTATCTTGGTGTGAAACGAAAGGCACCAAAGGAAGCAGAATTTTTTGAAAAATTAATGGATAGTCTTTATAAAATTGTCATGCGCATCGTAACTTTGGTGTTACGTTTAACACCATATGGCGTTTTTGCTTTAATGACCAATGTGTTAGCTTCAAGTGATTTTGCTGCTATTGTTAATTTGGGTAAATTTATTTTGGCTTCTTATACCGCATTAATTGTGGTTATGCTGGTTCATTTATTGGTATTAACTTTTGTAAAAGTGAGTCCTATTACTTATTTGAAAAAAGCAATGCCAGTGCTTAGTTTTGCCTTTACATCTCGCTCATCTGCTGGTTCAATGCCATTAAATATCAAGACCCAAACAAAAGCCTTTGGAGTTGATGACGCAACTGCTAATTTTGCTGCTAGTTTTGGTATCTCTATTGGTCAAAATGGTTGTGCGGGTGTTTATCCTGCAATGTTAGCAACAATTGTCGCTCCTACTGCCGGTATTGATATTTTTAGTTTGCAATTTGTTTTAATGCTAGTAGCTGTTGTAACAATCAGTTCCTTTGGTGTTGCAGGAGTTGGGGGTGGTGCTACGTTTGCCTCTTTAATTGTTTTAGGAGCATTGAATTTACCAATTGCTATTGTTGGATTAGTGATTTCCGTAGAACCATTAATTGATATGGCTCGTACGGCTGTTAATGTTAGTGATGCAATGGTAGCTGGAATTGTTACATCAACGCGTATTAAAGAAATTGATCGTAGCGTACTGGAAGATCCAGATGCTGTCATTGATACACAAGCATAA